The Zootoca vivipara chromosome 16, rZooViv1.1, whole genome shotgun sequence genome has a segment encoding these proteins:
- the ELK1 gene encoding ETS domain-containing protein Elk-1 isoform X2 has translation MHWKVKKGIWGENIIRKVSGQKFVYKFVSYPELSSMEGVKDEGGPKRPEQVQSEAKGGEGSLGAPKALRGGGGAPRSSRNEYMRSGLYSTFTIQSLQAPSPAGRASRQETELLPTVPPPAAAPEPPPPSLATVDDLPQLHIRIEEPEESQEPLQVIVEPSPLDPPPLDEKVLVKVEENLDLDGEAAALLVLMEAGVKEETLPVEKASLEKVSLEAEMPEEGGGLLKEEAQSPSPATVSLEGQPQKGKKPKVLELPSLSTQEKVNATVNSLLAPGGAGSTLTPTTVISSHALTPVLLTPSSLPPTIHFWSTLSPIAPRSPAKLSFQFPSNSSSQVHIPSLSVDGLSTPVVLSPGPQKP, from the exons ATGCACTGGAAAGTTAAAAAGGGTATTTGGGGTGAG AATATCATCCGTAAAGTCAGTGGGCAGAAATTCGTCTACAAATTTGTCTCTTACCCGGAGCTTTCAAGCATGGAGGGAGTAAAGGATGAGGGAGGACCCAAAAGGCCCGAGCAGGTGCAGAGTGAAGCAAAAGGGGGCGAGGGGTCACTTGGGGCCCCCAAAGCCCTGCGTGGAGGAGGGGGTGCCCCACGCAGCAGCCGGAATGAATATATGCGCTCTGGGCTCTACTCTACTTTCACCATTCAGTCGCTGCAGGCTCCTTCGCCCGCTGGCCGGGCCTCCCGCCAGGAGACGGAGCTCttgcccacagtgccaccccctgctgctgcccctgaGCCACCACCCCCCTCCTTGGCCACAGTGGACGATCTGCCTCAGTTGCACATCAGGATTGAAGAGCCAGAGGAGTCTCAGGAGCCCTTGCAG GTCATAGTGGAGCCCAGCCCATTGGATCCTCCCCCCCTTGATGAGAAAGTTCTGGTGAAGGTGGAAGAGAACCTTGACCTTGATGGGGAAGCAGCCGCTCTGCTGGTCTTAATGGAGGCTGGCGTCAAGGAGGAGACCTTGCCTGTGGAGAAGGCCTCTTTGGAGAAGGTGTCCTTGGAGGCTGAGATGCCAGAGGAGGGGGGTGGtctgctgaaagaggaagctcagtcCCCCAGCCCAGCAACCGTGTCTCTTGAGGGACAGCCTCAAAAGGGCAAGAAGCCCAAAGTCCTGGAGCTCCCTTCACTGTCAACCCAGGAGAAAGTGAATGCCACTGTGAACAGTCTCTTGGCACCTGGAGGGGCAGGGAGTACGCTGACCCCAACCACGGTCATTTCTTCTCATGCACTG ACCCCAGTGCTGCTCACTCCAAGTTCCTTGCCACCCACCATCCATTTCTGGAGCACACTCAGCCCCATCGCACCCCGCAGCCCAGCCAAGCTCTCCTTCCAG tttccCAGCAATTCCAGCTCCCAAGTTCACATCCCCTCTCTCAGTGTGGATGGACTCTCCACCCCTGTAGTCCTCTCTCCTGGACCCCAGAAGCCATAG
- the ELK1 gene encoding ETS domain-containing protein Elk-1 isoform X1, whose product MEPPGSGAAAAATLLTVMDPSVTLWQFLLQLLEQQSNGHLIAWTSNDGEFKLVDAEEVARLWGLRKNKTNMNYDKLSRALRYYYDKNIIRKVSGQKFVYKFVSYPELSSMEGVKDEGGPKRPEQVQSEAKGGEGSLGAPKALRGGGGAPRSSRNEYMRSGLYSTFTIQSLQAPSPAGRASRQETELLPTVPPPAAAPEPPPPSLATVDDLPQLHIRIEEPEESQEPLQVIVEPSPLDPPPLDEKVLVKVEENLDLDGEAAALLVLMEAGVKEETLPVEKASLEKVSLEAEMPEEGGGLLKEEAQSPSPATVSLEGQPQKGKKPKVLELPSLSTQEKVNATVNSLLAPGGAGSTLTPTTVISSHALTPVLLTPSSLPPTIHFWSTLSPIAPRSPAKLSFQFPSNSSSQVHIPSLSVDGLSTPVVLSPGPQKP is encoded by the exons TCATGGATCCCTCCGTCACCCTGTGGCAGTTCCTCCTGCAGCTGCTGGAGCAACAGAGCAACGGACATCTCATCGCATGGACCTCCAATGACGGAGAGTTCAAGTTAGTTGATGCTGAAGAAGTGGCACGGCTCTGGGGGCTGCGGAAGAACAAGACCAACATGAACTACGACAAGCTGAGTCGGGCCCTGCGCTACTACTATGACAAG AATATCATCCGTAAAGTCAGTGGGCAGAAATTCGTCTACAAATTTGTCTCTTACCCGGAGCTTTCAAGCATGGAGGGAGTAAAGGATGAGGGAGGACCCAAAAGGCCCGAGCAGGTGCAGAGTGAAGCAAAAGGGGGCGAGGGGTCACTTGGGGCCCCCAAAGCCCTGCGTGGAGGAGGGGGTGCCCCACGCAGCAGCCGGAATGAATATATGCGCTCTGGGCTCTACTCTACTTTCACCATTCAGTCGCTGCAGGCTCCTTCGCCCGCTGGCCGGGCCTCCCGCCAGGAGACGGAGCTCttgcccacagtgccaccccctgctgctgcccctgaGCCACCACCCCCCTCCTTGGCCACAGTGGACGATCTGCCTCAGTTGCACATCAGGATTGAAGAGCCAGAGGAGTCTCAGGAGCCCTTGCAG GTCATAGTGGAGCCCAGCCCATTGGATCCTCCCCCCCTTGATGAGAAAGTTCTGGTGAAGGTGGAAGAGAACCTTGACCTTGATGGGGAAGCAGCCGCTCTGCTGGTCTTAATGGAGGCTGGCGTCAAGGAGGAGACCTTGCCTGTGGAGAAGGCCTCTTTGGAGAAGGTGTCCTTGGAGGCTGAGATGCCAGAGGAGGGGGGTGGtctgctgaaagaggaagctcagtcCCCCAGCCCAGCAACCGTGTCTCTTGAGGGACAGCCTCAAAAGGGCAAGAAGCCCAAAGTCCTGGAGCTCCCTTCACTGTCAACCCAGGAGAAAGTGAATGCCACTGTGAACAGTCTCTTGGCACCTGGAGGGGCAGGGAGTACGCTGACCCCAACCACGGTCATTTCTTCTCATGCACTG ACCCCAGTGCTGCTCACTCCAAGTTCCTTGCCACCCACCATCCATTTCTGGAGCACACTCAGCCCCATCGCACCCCGCAGCCCAGCCAAGCTCTCCTTCCAG tttccCAGCAATTCCAGCTCCCAAGTTCACATCCCCTCTCTCAGTGTGGATGGACTCTCCACCCCTGTAGTCCTCTCTCCTGGACCCCAGAAGCCATAG